A stretch of the Thermofilum adornatum genome encodes the following:
- a CDS encoding energy-coupling factor transporter transmembrane component T family protein has product MPTILGELTGFEAKNNVYMSLHPVIKILVPLFFSLDVLLIKNIHSALILVFLVFATLLFAGVPLRILKGFLILITSISIFIVLSFILFTNVPGNKLFEYTLLQVNAEKGTLVWKISITDSALIKAGMFIFRILAMIFTATLFVATVSDRDIVWGLRDLHLPLGFSVAVSLFFRGISLFLEDFKVIREAMMSRGVDFEKTSLSKKFMLYVNALIPLVSLMINRSYEVSLALESKGISPWTKSKRHRKLAFRRVDLAVFVLGFAQLLIFGVI; this is encoded by the coding sequence ATGCCGACAATACTTGGAGAACTAACAGGCTTTGAAGCAAAGAATAATGTCTATATGTCGTTGCACCCTGTAATCAAAATATTAGTTCCTCTTTTTTTCTCTCTTGATGTCCTACTGATAAAGAACATCCATTCGGCACTCATTCTCGTTTTCCTCGTCTTTGCTACTCTTCTCTTTGCTGGTGTCCCGTTGAGAATACTCAAGGGCTTCCTAATACTTATAACCAGTATAAGCATCTTCATTGTTTTGAGTTTTATCCTGTTCACAAACGTCCCTGGAAACAAGTTATTTGAATACACCCTTCTCCAGGTCAACGCCGAGAAGGGCACACTTGTCTGGAAGATAAGCATTACTGACAGCGCTCTTATCAAGGCAGGCATGTTTATCTTTAGGATACTCGCTATGATTTTCACTGCGACACTATTCGTTGCAACGGTAAGCGACAGAGACATTGTTTGGGGGCTTCGAGACCTCCACTTACCCTTGGGATTTTCAGTAGCTGTGTCCCTCTTCTTTAGGGGTATAAGTCTATTCCTAGAAGACTTCAAAGTTATCAGAGAGGCAATGATGTCTAGAGGAGTAGACTTCGAGAAAACAAGCCTTTCAAAAAAATTCATGCTTTACGTGAACGCATTGATACCCCTTGTCTCGTTGATGATAAACAGGAGCTATGAAGTATCTCTTGCCCTTGAATCAAAAGGAATATCTCCGTGGACAAAGTCGAAGCGCCACAGAAAGCTCGCTTTTAGAAGGGTGGATCTCGCAGTATTTGTCCTTGGCTTTGCACAGCTACTTATTTTCGGGGTGATTTGA
- a CDS encoding PTS system mannose/fructose/sorbose family transporter subunit IID: MTAIGPFEVGLLGLLAFFFGLDYIWVTPLGIWRPVVAGTITGILLGDPLTGLLVGSLLEFVFAGLFTIGGGTVPEAATGTIASVVVAVVTGLKPEAAVPLAIPVAVLTMNIEIVVRSFDAVFTHWADREIERGNYGMIPIINILGAVPWGLSRAIPIWLFVGALAINPPAVKAAIDALQVVYIGPFVIKFWDAMAVAGAVLPALGAAILMKLMISRRNVMFFILGFALAAYLKLSLLAIALIAGSIIFAIYYFIHRETLETQLSTTTAPPAGKATTKDFIRWFGVSWFIQSSWNYERMMGTGFAHGMLDIEKKLRKDPEELKAWMRLHNEFYNTEPHIHNAIYGMTISLEEQGADPDTIRGIKTALMGPFAGLGDSLIWFTILPIAFLIGASLGVHGNILGPVVALLIWIPVSWAIKYYSLVYGYKYGLSLAEVLKGDVLKIFREGIAAFAMAMVGGIAATYVRATTPIVLAQYGGQAIKLQPVLDQLMPSLLPLLFTLYAYWLIKTKGYSYGKAVIILFLTAFVLALIGVLG; encoded by the coding sequence ATGACAGCAATTGGACCATTCGAAGTGGGACTTCTAGGACTCCTAGCATTCTTCTTCGGACTAGACTACATCTGGGTAACCCCGCTAGGTATCTGGCGCCCCGTAGTAGCCGGCACAATAACAGGCATTCTCCTTGGAGACCCACTAACGGGTCTACTAGTAGGTTCACTACTCGAATTCGTCTTTGCAGGTCTCTTTACAATCGGTGGAGGCACAGTGCCAGAGGCCGCAACAGGAACAATAGCATCAGTCGTCGTAGCCGTAGTGACCGGTTTGAAGCCGGAGGCAGCTGTACCACTAGCAATTCCAGTTGCAGTTCTAACGATGAACATAGAAATCGTTGTAAGGTCTTTTGACGCCGTATTCACTCACTGGGCCGACCGTGAAATAGAGAGAGGAAACTATGGAATGATACCAATAATAAACATATTGGGTGCAGTTCCCTGGGGTCTTTCCAGAGCCATACCTATATGGCTCTTTGTAGGTGCACTAGCAATCAACCCGCCAGCAGTTAAAGCCGCCATAGACGCATTACAAGTAGTATACATAGGGCCATTTGTCATTAAATTCTGGGATGCGATGGCTGTTGCTGGAGCAGTTCTACCAGCACTCGGAGCCGCAATCTTAATGAAGCTTATGATTTCTAGAAGAAACGTCATGTTCTTCATTCTTGGATTCGCACTGGCCGCCTACCTCAAGCTAAGCCTACTAGCAATAGCACTCATCGCTGGCTCGATAATATTTGCCATCTACTATTTCATACACCGCGAAACCCTCGAGACACAGCTTTCAACTACAACAGCGCCTCCAGCTGGAAAAGCCACAACAAAAGACTTTATCAGATGGTTTGGCGTTTCATGGTTTATTCAGTCCTCCTGGAACTATGAAAGAATGATGGGCACAGGATTTGCACATGGAATGCTAGACATAGAGAAGAAGCTAAGAAAAGACCCAGAAGAACTGAAAGCCTGGATGAGACTACACAACGAATTCTACAATACTGAGCCACACATTCACAATGCAATATACGGAATGACGATATCATTAGAAGAACAAGGTGCAGACCCAGACACTATACGAGGCATAAAGACAGCACTAATGGGGCCATTCGCTGGACTAGGAGACTCATTAATATGGTTCACAATCCTCCCAATAGCATTCCTCATAGGCGCCTCCCTAGGAGTACATGGAAATATCCTTGGCCCAGTAGTTGCACTCCTCATATGGATACCCGTCTCATGGGCAATCAAATACTATTCCCTCGTCTATGGATACAAGTATGGTCTATCATTGGCTGAGGTACTAAAGGGAGACGTCCTCAAGATATTCAGGGAAGGAATTGCAGCATTTGCAATGGCAATGGTTGGAGGCATAGCAGCCACATACGTCAGAGCAACAACACCAATAGTCTTAGCCCAGTACGGTGGCCAGGCCATCAAGCTGCAGCCAGTTCTAGACCAGCTCATGCCATCACTGCTCCCACTCCTATTTACACTATATGCCTACTGGCTCATCAAGACAAAAGGCTACAGCTACGGTAAAGCTGTCATTATCCTGTTCCTCACAGCCTTCGTGCTTGCTTTAATAGGAGTCCTGGGATAA
- a CDS encoding PTS ascorbate transporter subunit IIC — MSPLEILYWIGQNILGQPPILLGLVALIGLLIQRKSFEEIITSTFKVMIGVVMMIAGATLFVNELVNFQNIVGTAVGFQPKYPPGYIPLGDFTAKFGSYAAMIMTVAFIIHLIIARFTKIKFVYLTGHLMWWVSLTVVATLLTIKPNASALEIIAIGSIVMALYWSIQPWYIHSAMKEVMGTDEIAFGHTSSSAAFLAFYLGKYIGKPEESTEQVKFPKALSFFKDYAVSTAVILGLIMIIAAIIGYAINPTAVVKLAGELNPIIWAFLRGIYFAVAIVVLLTGVRMFIAEIVPAFRGIAQKLIPGAKPALDCPVVFPQAPTAVVIGFVSGLIVFLVFMGLFAATGFAIIVPPMIMLFFPGGAAAVFGNRTGGWKGAVLGGVINGAFLAIGQAVTLNALTYAPELATLADPDWYIIIWLLKAILGPFFK; from the coding sequence ATGAGCCCGTTAGAAATTTTGTACTGGATCGGGCAAAATATTCTTGGACAACCACCAATACTTCTAGGCCTAGTAGCCTTAATAGGCTTATTGATACAGAGAAAGTCATTTGAGGAGATTATAACTAGCACCTTCAAAGTAATGATAGGAGTCGTAATGATGATTGCCGGCGCCACTCTTTTTGTTAATGAATTGGTAAACTTTCAAAACATTGTAGGTACTGCGGTTGGCTTCCAGCCAAAATACCCGCCCGGGTATATCCCTCTAGGAGACTTTACTGCTAAGTTTGGTAGCTATGCAGCAATGATAATGACTGTTGCATTTATTATCCACTTGATAATTGCCCGATTCACCAAAATAAAATTCGTTTACTTAACAGGACACTTGATGTGGTGGGTATCTTTAACTGTTGTTGCAACTCTTCTCACCATTAAACCTAATGCGTCAGCCCTCGAGATAATAGCAATCGGTTCAATAGTTATGGCACTCTACTGGAGCATACAGCCATGGTATATACACTCTGCAATGAAAGAAGTTATGGGCACAGATGAGATAGCTTTTGGTCATACATCATCTTCGGCTGCTTTTCTAGCTTTCTATCTAGGTAAATATATAGGTAAACCAGAAGAGAGCACAGAACAAGTAAAATTCCCCAAAGCATTAAGCTTCTTTAAAGACTACGCTGTAAGTACAGCCGTAATCCTGGGCTTAATAATGATCATAGCCGCCATAATAGGTTATGCCATAAACCCAACTGCTGTAGTTAAATTAGCTGGAGAGCTCAATCCTATAATTTGGGCTTTTCTGAGAGGCATATACTTCGCCGTAGCCATCGTTGTTCTTTTAACAGGAGTAAGAATGTTTATCGCAGAAATTGTCCCAGCGTTTAGAGGTATAGCACAGAAACTTATTCCAGGAGCAAAACCAGCACTTGATTGCCCAGTAGTTTTTCCGCAGGCACCAACTGCAGTAGTTATCGGATTCGTAAGTGGTTTAATTGTCTTCCTAGTATTCATGGGATTATTTGCAGCGACAGGTTTTGCAATAATTGTTCCGCCAATGATAATGTTATTCTTCCCAGGCGGAGCAGCAGCTGTATTTGGAAATAGAACTGGAGGCTGGAAAGGCGCAGTACTTGGAGGTGTTATAAATGGTGCTTTCTTAGCTATTGGGCAGGCAGTTACCCTGAATGCATTGACTTATGCTCCAGAACTTGCAACACTAGCTGACCCAGATTGGTACATAATTATCTGGTTGTTAAAGGCAATCTTAGGACCTTTCTTCAAATAA
- a CDS encoding spinster family MFS transporter, translated as MTKKYKWFIVIFFFIFLTIHEADRFIISAVAPQVMDEFKVTYSQLGLVFSLTVLVAALLYPVWGYLYDRYSRKMLAGLAALIWGFTTIFNALSRTFGEFFATRLATGIDDAAPPGIYSLVADYFEPYSRGKALGILNATGPLGAIIGTILSLSIVSMGLSWRNAFFITGPIGVIIGILTFFVIKDIPRGSSEPELQNLLEEDIYKAKFSDLPRLLKNRSLILLYLQGFWGVFPWNAITFWFVTYMEKERGMAPDIVMVVMSISLIAMVIGNLVAGVIGDWMFKRTKRGRAIFGAIVVFFSAVLIYLAIRARTNEEFMLFTILTAFEIPMAGPNVVAAITDITEPELRSSATGYLRFFENLGSAASPFLSGLLAESIGLGEAILWISVSTWLLCFVFFSLLAITIPRDVDRLRSLMKERAEKLKGG; from the coding sequence ATGACGAAAAAATATAAATGGTTCATAGTAATATTCTTCTTCATATTCTTGACCATACACGAGGCAGATAGATTCATCATATCAGCGGTGGCGCCACAAGTAATGGACGAGTTTAAAGTGACGTATAGTCAACTTGGCTTAGTATTCTCGCTAACAGTCCTCGTAGCAGCTTTGCTTTACCCGGTCTGGGGATATCTATATGACAGATATTCACGCAAAATGCTTGCTGGACTCGCTGCACTAATATGGGGATTTACAACAATATTTAATGCACTTTCAAGGACATTCGGAGAATTCTTTGCCACAAGGCTTGCTACAGGCATAGATGACGCCGCCCCACCAGGAATCTATAGCTTGGTAGCAGACTATTTCGAGCCCTATAGCCGTGGAAAAGCCCTCGGTATATTAAATGCCACGGGACCCCTCGGCGCAATCATAGGAACAATACTTTCGCTGTCAATTGTATCGATGGGTCTTAGCTGGAGGAACGCCTTTTTCATAACGGGTCCCATAGGCGTCATCATAGGAATCCTAACATTTTTCGTCATAAAGGACATTCCTAGAGGAAGCTCTGAACCAGAACTTCAAAACCTCCTCGAGGAAGACATTTACAAGGCGAAGTTTTCGGACCTCCCACGTTTATTGAAAAACAGGTCTCTAATATTGCTTTATCTCCAGGGCTTCTGGGGCGTTTTTCCCTGGAACGCCATCACATTCTGGTTCGTAACCTACATGGAGAAAGAAAGAGGAATGGCCCCAGATATAGTCATGGTTGTTATGTCTATCTCGCTGATAGCCATGGTTATCGGCAACCTTGTCGCTGGGGTAATTGGCGACTGGATGTTCAAAAGGACGAAGCGGGGCAGAGCCATATTTGGTGCTATAGTTGTGTTCTTCTCAGCTGTACTAATTTACTTAGCTATCCGTGCCAGAACAAACGAAGAATTCATGCTCTTCACAATCTTGACGGCGTTCGAGATACCAATGGCTGGACCCAACGTTGTAGCAGCTATAACAGACATTACAGAGCCAGAGCTAAGGTCAAGTGCAACAGGTTATCTCAGATTTTTCGAAAACCTTGGAAGCGCCGCTTCGCCTTTCCTGTCCGGCTTGCTAGCTGAAAGCATTGGGCTGGGGGAAGCTATTCTATGGATAAGCGTATCAACTTGGCTCCTATGCTTTGTCTTCTTCTCCTTGTTGGCCATAACTATACCAAGGGACGTAGACAGGCTAAGAAGCCTTATGAAGGAGAGAGCTGAGAAATTAAAAGGTGGCTAA
- a CDS encoding PTS sugar transporter subunit IIB, with amino-acid sequence MTYSYILGRELKVLTVCGVGQGSSLIMKMFVDDVFKELGIPAKVEPTEILTAKAGGADIIVCSIIHEPELKGSAKIIVGLKSLVDKKEMREKITKALLDAGWIEKK; translated from the coding sequence ATGACTTATAGCTACATTTTAGGAAGAGAATTAAAAGTTCTCACTGTATGTGGTGTTGGGCAGGGAAGTTCCTTGATCATGAAAATGTTCGTAGATGATGTATTTAAGGAACTCGGTATTCCTGCAAAGGTTGAACCAACAGAAATATTGACTGCAAAAGCCGGAGGCGCCGATATTATCGTTTGCTCTATAATACATGAACCCGAATTAAAAGGCTCGGCAAAAATAATTGTAGGATTAAAGAGTCTCGTGGATAAAAAAGAGATGAGAGAAAAGATAACAAAAGCACTACTTGATGCTGGATGGATAGAGAAAAAATAA
- a CDS encoding PTS sugar transporter subunit IIA — MACSYNEIWKAVEERIKVVEVVSDWKEAVILAGKLLQRDNCIEESYIEGMIKTCQELGPYIAIAPGLAIPHARPEEGAQKTCFSILVVRKGVNFGSHNDPVYIVVAFSSPDKKSHLKFLQVLAELFANKGEQIVNSLREAKNTYEALSILRELL; from the coding sequence GTGGCCTGCTCCTATAACGAGATATGGAAGGCGGTTGAGGAAAGAATCAAAGTTGTGGAAGTAGTGTCAGACTGGAAAGAAGCAGTAATCCTTGCAGGTAAGCTTCTGCAGAGAGATAATTGCATAGAAGAATCCTACATAGAAGGAATGATCAAGACATGTCAAGAATTGGGACCCTATATTGCAATTGCTCCTGGACTTGCTATTCCCCATGCACGACCAGAGGAAGGTGCCCAAAAGACGTGTTTCTCTATACTAGTAGTGCGTAAAGGTGTTAACTTCGGTTCTCATAACGACCCCGTTTACATAGTAGTGGCTTTTTCCTCTCCTGACAAAAAATCACATTTAAAATTTCTCCAAGTTTTAGCTGAACTCTTCGCAAATAAAGGAGAACAAATAGTGAACAGCCTCCGTGAAGCAAAAAATACCTATGAAGCCCTGTCAATACTAAGGGAACTATTATAG
- a CDS encoding phosphoribosyltransferase, with protein MVESKRAKEVIDTFGVKTDVCRRVEEEFLGKDARLFKVDMDVPGQVYLLDSQEGVEIASQPELVGSDLSAKALALAEKASRIILHMIKDDQTVFLHVLRGSPGYMLHEALRRHTANIREIYIRISSHAVPGESSVTYGSLGEIPSKIENVIVADTVATGQTLESAFKYLVKIGELKGLRFKRVFIYGFLSEPGVKKVATFLDSLDVESVFIGIEDLSALASNNFDMPLYGLDLDLPGKNPLGGTTDTSILEKMIYSYFPGLDQPGDWSERQCILFTGESMEHGRIREHLEKTLARLEASKSKLSDYGWYPEWLERVYETRKRRLEEALTLQHCPM; from the coding sequence TTGGTAGAATCTAAACGTGCCAAAGAAGTAATCGACACGTTTGGAGTGAAGACTGACGTGTGTAGGAGGGTTGAAGAAGAATTTTTAGGTAAAGATGCAAGGCTCTTCAAGGTAGATATGGATGTTCCGGGGCAAGTCTACCTGCTTGATTCGCAGGAGGGCGTAGAAATTGCCTCGCAACCGGAGCTTGTTGGTTCAGATTTGTCTGCCAAGGCTCTAGCTTTGGCGGAGAAAGCCTCACGAATAATACTCCACATGATTAAGGATGATCAAACAGTCTTTCTCCATGTTTTGAGGGGTTCTCCTGGCTATATGTTGCATGAGGCCTTGAGGAGACATACCGCTAACATTAGAGAGATATACATTCGGATATCTAGTCATGCTGTCCCAGGCGAGAGTAGCGTAACCTATGGATCCCTTGGAGAGATACCTAGCAAGATCGAAAACGTGATTGTAGCCGATACAGTTGCGACTGGGCAGACTCTTGAATCAGCTTTCAAGTACCTGGTTAAGATAGGGGAGCTGAAGGGCCTAAGGTTTAAGCGTGTTTTTATTTATGGGTTCCTCTCCGAGCCTGGGGTTAAAAAAGTGGCAACTTTTCTTGATAGCTTGGATGTGGAGTCGGTTTTCATAGGGATCGAGGACTTGTCTGCCCTTGCTTCAAACAACTTCGATATGCCCCTATATGGTCTCGACCTTGATTTGCCAGGCAAGAATCCTCTCGGTGGCACTACAGATACCAGTATCCTGGAGAAAATGATTTATTCTTATTTTCCGGGGCTAGATCAGCCGGGTGACTGGAGCGAGAGACAGTGCATCCTTTTTACTGGCGAAAGCATGGAGCACGGCAGGATCCGTGAACACCTGGAAAAGACGTTGGCAAGGCTGGAGGCTTCAAAGAGCAAGCTTTCTGATTATGGATGGTACCCTGAATGGCTGGAAAGAGTATATGAAACGAGGAAAAGAAGGCTAGAAGAAGCTTTGACCCTGCAACATTGCCCAATGTAG
- a CDS encoding phosphoribosyltransferase family protein, producing the protein MITRSEAAIPQILAWRALKTLSKHFELGYLYEILAENKIRISQPELKRYIVGTVLPPQLKAVHIIQALRSENVFAQVVQNKLKIDENGVVNVAELAYDEDVLTVAMAEAYLSFFRSVDVVLTAAVNGIPLASLLAWVLDAKLAVARRERESQSIKYLSAQIFQTDPPSIVHIYLPANHIPKNSRVLIADDLLRSGRTLKALLNIVRDADAYTVGVFAIVSLSNAWRSLLSEEVKSRVLLNIQQ; encoded by the coding sequence ATGATAACCAGAAGTGAAGCAGCAATACCCCAGATCCTGGCTTGGAGAGCCCTGAAGACCCTAAGCAAACATTTTGAGCTCGGCTACTTGTACGAGATCTTGGCAGAGAACAAGATTAGGATATCACAGCCTGAACTTAAACGGTACATTGTTGGGACAGTTCTGCCTCCACAGTTAAAGGCAGTCCACATTATTCAGGCATTGAGGAGCGAGAACGTCTTCGCCCAAGTTGTTCAGAACAAGCTGAAAATCGATGAGAACGGCGTGGTCAACGTAGCAGAGCTGGCCTACGATGAAGACGTCTTGACAGTGGCAATGGCCGAGGCTTATTTATCGTTTTTTAGAAGCGTAGACGTCGTCTTGACGGCTGCAGTAAATGGTATCCCACTAGCATCTCTACTTGCTTGGGTTTTAGACGCCAAGCTGGCAGTGGCACGCAGGGAGCGGGAAAGCCAGTCGATAAAATACCTCTCTGCACAGATTTTTCAGACAGATCCACCCAGCATTGTCCACATATATCTCCCGGCGAACCACATACCAAAGAACTCTAGAGTGCTCATAGCTGATGACCTACTCCGTTCAGGAAGAACTCTGAAAGCACTATTGAATATTGTCCGCGACGCTGACGCGTACACTGTGGGCGTCTTTGCAATAGTATCTTTGAGCAATGCATGGCGGAGTCTTCTCAGCGAGGAAGTTAAGTCTCGGGTCTTGCTCAACATTCAGCAGTGA
- a CDS encoding ABC transporter ATP-binding protein has translation MEIINVQDLYWQYYSSPDYALKGISLSVEKGEFLAVTGPSGAGKTTLMLTLAGIIPQRLPGKFKGEVTVLGESTLSADLARLMQKVGVVFEDPEIQFVMGSVEDEVSLSLEPLDISEDELHRRVNHALKVVGLDESFLSRNPLQLSGGEKQRVAIASAIAKEPEILILDEPTSDLDPLGKEEVIQAVEKLRRETDLTIILVEQDPEIIQRFAERVVVLNYGKIVFDGEPSELYKNLEHLKRFSIYPPELYELSFKAGLNSPSYEKLLEMARSGNLNHDICKFYETRSEGKPKLQAVNITHVYPGGVKALENVNLAIGTGELVAFLGPNGSGKTTLAKILAGLLDPTEGKVLIDGKDLRSFNRLELASKVGYVYQNPQHQLFCQSVYEEVAFGLRLRGLPINEIEEKVEVALETFRLGHLRDEHPFFLSKGEKRRLALASVYALDPDILIVDEPTTGQDRVFSEQLFQLLRELSYKNKSVIVITHSVELVAKYADRLIILRRGRIIADGSPVDVLTNDAITRDAKLKTPLIAQLCKHGDKKS, from the coding sequence GTGGAGATAATCAACGTCCAGGATCTCTACTGGCAATATTACTCCTCGCCAGACTATGCACTGAAAGGCATCTCCCTCAGTGTGGAAAAGGGCGAATTCCTAGCGGTTACTGGTCCAAGTGGAGCCGGCAAGACAACACTAATGCTTACACTTGCAGGCATTATCCCGCAGAGGCTCCCCGGGAAGTTTAAAGGAGAAGTCACTGTTCTCGGCGAGTCCACTCTTTCGGCAGACCTGGCAAGACTAATGCAGAAAGTCGGCGTAGTGTTTGAGGATCCCGAAATACAATTCGTAATGGGTTCGGTGGAGGACGAAGTCTCGCTTTCACTTGAACCACTCGACATATCCGAAGACGAGCTTCATAGACGTGTTAATCATGCCCTAAAAGTGGTAGGGCTTGACGAGTCTTTCCTTTCACGCAACCCGTTACAGCTCTCAGGCGGAGAGAAACAGAGGGTAGCCATAGCATCAGCCATAGCCAAAGAGCCAGAGATACTTATCCTTGACGAGCCAACCTCAGACCTAGACCCACTCGGCAAAGAGGAAGTTATACAGGCAGTAGAAAAATTAAGGCGCGAGACAGATCTAACGATTATTCTTGTAGAGCAGGACCCAGAAATAATTCAACGTTTTGCTGAAAGAGTCGTGGTTCTCAATTATGGGAAGATAGTTTTCGACGGCGAGCCAAGCGAACTCTACAAGAATCTAGAGCACCTAAAGAGGTTTTCAATATATCCTCCCGAGCTATACGAGCTGTCTTTCAAAGCGGGGCTAAACAGCCCCTCCTATGAGAAGCTATTAGAAATGGCCCGAAGTGGCAACCTAAACCACGACATCTGCAAATTCTACGAGACGAGAAGCGAGGGGAAACCAAAGCTACAAGCAGTAAACATCACACATGTTTATCCAGGCGGTGTCAAAGCGCTTGAAAACGTTAACCTAGCTATAGGGACAGGCGAGCTTGTGGCTTTTCTTGGTCCAAACGGTAGCGGGAAGACGACCCTTGCCAAGATTCTCGCAGGCTTATTGGATCCAACCGAAGGCAAGGTATTGATAGATGGAAAAGACTTGAGAAGCTTTAATAGGCTCGAGCTAGCATCAAAGGTAGGCTATGTTTACCAGAACCCACAGCACCAATTGTTCTGCCAGTCTGTCTATGAAGAGGTAGCTTTTGGACTTAGGCTCCGAGGTTTACCTATTAACGAAATTGAGGAGAAGGTTGAAGTTGCCCTAGAAACATTTAGGCTTGGTCACCTAAGAGACGAGCACCCGTTCTTCCTTAGCAAGGGCGAAAAAAGACGCCTAGCATTGGCAAGTGTATATGCCCTAGACCCCGACATTCTTATAGTTGACGAGCCAACAACAGGTCAGGACAGAGTCTTCTCAGAGCAACTTTTCCAACTATTAAGAGAATTGTCCTACAAAAATAAGAGCGTCATAGTCATTACCCACAGTGTAGAGCTTGTAGCCAAGTATGCTGACCGATTAATCATCCTAAGAAGGGGAAGGATAATAGCAGACGGATCCCCAGTGGATGTATTGACTAACGATGCTATAACGAGGGATGCAAAGCTTAAAACTCCCCTCATAGCACAGCTCTGCAAGCATGGCGACAAAAAATCTTAG
- a CDS encoding phosphoglycolate phosphatase has product MIVVDYDGTLAEENHPVRYEVAQSVMTLKQKHGFKLILATARPLSDIERFVEASLFDALVLELGSVLFFPPSDLILFRPKWWNTFIEEVSRVVPRVNLGEVLYYFDQDNISLAQHVLLNKQSEYSVEMKKVGSRTHVFAPRGLDKGVGVSRLLQVTGWDAKNMVAIGDSASDIPMFRIARFKVAVANADQKLKEMADYVTNRPYGEGVVEGLQKILGEPK; this is encoded by the coding sequence TTGATAGTTGTTGACTATGATGGAACTCTGGCTGAGGAGAATCATCCTGTTAGATACGAAGTGGCCCAGTCGGTCATGACTCTAAAACAAAAGCATGGTTTTAAGCTAATTCTAGCTACGGCCAGACCTTTAAGCGACATTGAGAGATTCGTTGAAGCGAGTTTGTTTGATGCCTTGGTTCTTGAGCTTGGCAGTGTTCTCTTCTTCCCGCCAAGTGATTTGATCTTATTTAGGCCTAAGTGGTGGAACACGTTTATCGAAGAGGTTTCTAGAGTTGTCCCCAGGGTTAACCTGGGAGAAGTTCTGTATTATTTTGACCAAGATAATATTTCCCTAGCGCAACATGTATTATTAAACAAACAGAGTGAATACTCTGTGGAAATGAAGAAGGTAGGTTCGCGGACTCATGTTTTTGCACCAAGGGGGCTTGATAAGGGTGTCGGGGTGTCTAGGCTTTTACAGGTAACTGGCTGGGATGCTAAGAATATGGTTGCTATTGGAGATAGCGCGTCTGATATACCAATGTTTCGGATTGCCCGCTTTAAGGTGGCTGTTGCTAATGCGGATCAAAAATTGAAAGAGATGGCAGACTATGTGACTAATAGGCCTTATGGTGAGGGGGTCGTAGAAGGCTTACAGAAGATTCTTGGAGAACCAAAGTGA